A single genomic interval of Chloracidobacterium validum harbors:
- a CDS encoding DUF3108 domain-containing protein encodes MVKWSAGAQEKRSRWRGGRLTAVFAMLLGLVGSVPFGMAQQRPRVVGPVDTAANGGSSVAPVVARHKFIVGEKLVYGVRVNVPSLGLRDAPVAKFSTEIVERGQFHGREGLRLVVRAETTGFVKATLFDLDDRFVTYLDPATRLPYRAEADIKEGGRVERTVTVFDQVKRTAQLSDGRLIRLKSDVYDLAGLLWTTRNLDFDGAAKTVLSALNDRNGAVIMVEIERLGRETLRVAGQEVPVVQLALRPVDATGKPSDERKIRLWITDDAQRYAVRITGGNEMGEFKAELSRFPNQSPVAE; translated from the coding sequence ATGGTGAAATGGAGTGCAGGCGCTCAGGAGAAGCGCTCCCGCTGGCGCGGTGGCCGCCTCACCGCTGTCTTTGCGATGCTTCTGGGCTTGGTGGGAAGTGTCCCGTTTGGGATGGCGCAGCAGCGCCCACGAGTGGTTGGCCCGGTGGATACTGCCGCAAATGGCGGGTCCTCAGTTGCGCCGGTCGTTGCCCGTCACAAGTTTATTGTCGGGGAAAAACTCGTCTATGGCGTGCGGGTCAATGTGCCGAGCCTGGGCCTGCGGGACGCGCCGGTTGCCAAGTTCTCAACCGAAATCGTTGAGCGTGGGCAGTTTCATGGGCGTGAAGGGCTGCGTCTCGTCGTTCGCGCCGAAACCACCGGATTTGTCAAGGCAACGCTATTTGATCTCGATGACCGTTTTGTGACCTACCTTGATCCGGCGACTCGCTTGCCCTATCGGGCTGAGGCTGACATTAAGGAGGGGGGACGGGTTGAGCGTACCGTGACGGTTTTCGACCAAGTGAAGCGGACCGCTCAGCTTAGTGATGGCCGTCTCATCAGGTTGAAGAGTGATGTCTATGACCTGGCCGGTCTTTTGTGGACAACCCGCAATTTGGATTTTGATGGAGCGGCCAAGACTGTTCTATCAGCCCTGAATGATCGGAATGGCGCTGTGATCATGGTTGAAATCGAACGCCTTGGACGGGAAACTCTCAGGGTTGCCGGCCAGGAAGTGCCGGTTGTGCAGCTTGCGCTGCGTCCTGTGGACGCCACCGGTAAACCCTCTGATGAGCGTAAGATTCGGCTCTGGATTACAGACGACGCGCAACGCTATGCCGTACGTATTACGGGAGGCAACGAGATGGGCGAATTCAAGGCCGAACTCTCCCGCTTTCCCAACCAGTCACCGGTTGCCGAGTAG
- a CDS encoding PDZ domain-containing protein → MSYCVRVLAVSSLVGALLGSVIGYAQVGERSRDESPSFRKAEPPVVGRWMVIVTHHVTMGELTATVEDASTAAVLDGTCAPTDVILTNVTTGIVVDDEGHVLTQLVNLPPDHANPTIMVQTQDHQELRAKFIGRDGATGMCVLQVPGLTLPSPPMHSLIPAKKKALARDSRLSVKPSIRIMMPLFQRMSERPVRGRPDSGALQIVWDEIAADSVDDAPLALPVEANCGVAVDQQNRLVAIVQPKGKRLQVWPIEDAKRVTRRIIAAGRSVPHGWLGIEGKTLTTFPAQERANLKVRATHGVVVTAVVPGSPAEEAGLIPGDVILKADGHPLESRRELNEAVVSHAAGEVLNLLVERDGQPQVYNVTLGSPEEVPTLKSPLPEHLALGIVSVDLTAQLAAFFGVTEGLLVTHVFPESPASASGLRSGDVIIALDGKAVRRGEDLATGLLRVVSQGAGAAVTLEIIRERKVQQLPLSPLDPLPKL, encoded by the coding sequence ATGTCCTATTGTGTACGTGTGCTTGCCGTGAGTTCCTTGGTGGGTGCGCTGCTGGGGAGTGTCATTGGATACGCCCAAGTCGGCGAGCGCTCACGCGATGAATCACCATCATTTCGCAAGGCCGAACCGCCGGTTGTCGGGCGCTGGATGGTTATCGTCACGCACCATGTGACCATGGGCGAGTTGACCGCAACGGTGGAAGATGCTTCGACGGCCGCCGTTCTGGACGGGACTTGCGCGCCGACGGATGTCATCCTGACCAATGTCACCACGGGGATCGTGGTGGATGACGAAGGGCATGTCCTCACGCAACTGGTCAACTTGCCACCCGACCACGCCAATCCGACAATCATGGTCCAGACCCAGGACCACCAGGAACTTCGCGCCAAGTTTATTGGACGGGATGGCGCAACCGGCATGTGCGTCCTTCAGGTGCCAGGGTTGACGTTGCCGTCGCCGCCGATGCACTCGCTTATCCCGGCAAAAAAGAAAGCCCTGGCGCGGGATTCGCGCCTCTCGGTCAAACCCTCCATTCGTATCATGATGCCGCTGTTTCAGCGCATGTCTGAGCGCCCGGTTCGCGGTCGGCCAGACAGTGGCGCGCTGCAAATTGTGTGGGATGAGATTGCAGCGGACTCAGTAGATGACGCCCCCTTGGCGTTGCCTGTCGAAGCCAACTGTGGGGTTGCCGTTGATCAGCAAAATCGGCTGGTGGCAATAGTGCAGCCGAAGGGCAAGCGGCTACAGGTGTGGCCGATTGAAGATGCCAAGCGGGTCACGCGCCGCATCATCGCTGCCGGGCGAAGTGTGCCGCACGGCTGGCTGGGTATCGAAGGAAAAACCTTGACGACATTCCCAGCGCAGGAGCGTGCCAACCTCAAGGTCCGCGCAACCCACGGCGTTGTGGTGACGGCTGTTGTGCCGGGAAGTCCGGCTGAAGAAGCTGGACTGATCCCAGGAGATGTCATTCTGAAAGCTGACGGCCATCCACTTGAGTCACGACGTGAACTGAACGAAGCCGTGGTCAGCCATGCGGCCGGTGAAGTCTTGAATTTGCTTGTGGAGCGGGATGGTCAGCCACAGGTGTATAACGTCACCCTTGGGTCGCCCGAGGAAGTCCCAACCCTTAAGTCTCCACTGCCTGAGCACTTGGCGCTGGGGATCGTGTCCGTTGATCTGACCGCGCAGCTTGCGGCCTTTTTCGGCGTCACAGAGGGGCTTCTCGTTACGCACGTCTTCCCAGAAAGTCCAGCATCTGCCTCCGGCCTGCGCTCTGGTGATGTCATCATCGCGCTCGACGGCAAGGCCGTTCGGCGGGGTGAAGACCTGGCGACGGGGCTGCTACGGGTGGTCAGTCAGGGGGCTGGAGCCGCCGTCACGCTAGAAATCATCCGTGAACGGAAAGTGCAGCAGTTACCCCTGTCGCCGCTTGACCCGCTGCCAAAACTTTGA
- a CDS encoding GNAT family N-acetyltransferase: MSHGQYFEASYVPAAQLDVLWAHGWRHFGTYFYRYWVNLTNDGVRHVLPLRIELANFTLSESQRRVRRRNRNLRVIIQPTVIDATTELLFERHKQRFTENIPTSIYSFLSSEPASVPCRNQEIAVYDGERLVAKSFLDLGKQASSSVYGIFDPDYAKHSLGIFTMLLEIEYSQARGDKFYYPGYAYHEPSHYDYKKRFSALEWFDWNGHWRSLPNGHCG, encoded by the coding sequence ATGTCCCACGGACAGTACTTTGAAGCATCCTACGTACCGGCAGCTCAGTTGGATGTGTTATGGGCGCACGGCTGGCGTCACTTTGGCACCTATTTCTATCGTTACTGGGTCAATTTGACCAACGATGGCGTTCGACATGTGCTTCCGCTACGCATTGAGCTGGCGAACTTCACCCTCTCGGAAAGTCAACGCCGCGTGCGCCGCCGCAACCGAAACCTCCGTGTCATCATTCAACCAACGGTAATTGACGCGACTACTGAGCTGCTTTTCGAGCGCCACAAGCAACGGTTCACTGAAAATATCCCAACCTCGATCTATTCGTTTCTGTCATCGGAACCGGCTTCCGTTCCCTGTCGCAACCAGGAAATCGCCGTCTATGATGGCGAACGCCTCGTGGCCAAAAGCTTCCTTGATCTAGGGAAACAAGCGAGTTCCAGCGTCTATGGCATCTTTGATCCAGACTACGCCAAGCACAGTCTGGGGATTTTCACCATGTTGCTTGAGATTGAGTATTCGCAGGCGCGCGGAGATAAGTTTTATTACCCCGGCTATGCCTACCATGAACCATCCCACTATGACTACAAAAAGCGCTTCTCCGCGCTCGAATGGTTTGACTGGAACGGCCACTGGCGATCACTCCCAAACGGACACTGTGGGTAA
- the lpxC gene encoding UDP-3-O-acyl-N-acetylglucosamine deacetylase, producing MSQSSFTFPYMIHQTTLRQAVSVRGIGLHTGQEVELTLCPAPPDTGYVFRRADLNGFEVLAAPHHVTHVSYATTLMRAGVMVSTVEHVLSALYGCGIDNAILDVTNCEVPILDGSALPFVAAIEAAGVLSLAAPRHVLRIERRIEVTEGNRRISIEPNDSFVIESTIDFDHPCIGRQTFICEVTPATYCQAIAPARTFGFLAEAEALRKHGLVRGATLANAIVLDADKMLNPEPLRFPDEFARHKVLDILGDFALLGMPIQGRITAERSGHGLHSALVGRLLREPSAWTISPSPSQPGLKVLAAGQAATGVTAALSVHG from the coding sequence TTGTCCCAGTCATCATTCACCTTCCCTTACATGATCCATCAAACGACACTCCGCCAAGCAGTTTCAGTCCGTGGCATTGGCTTGCACACGGGACAGGAAGTCGAACTCACGCTTTGTCCCGCTCCCCCTGACACCGGTTATGTTTTTCGCCGCGCGGACCTCAACGGATTTGAAGTTCTGGCTGCGCCACACCATGTCACCCATGTGAGCTACGCCACCACCCTTATGCGGGCCGGCGTCATGGTTTCTACCGTTGAGCATGTGCTTTCCGCGCTCTATGGCTGTGGCATTGACAATGCGATTTTGGATGTCACGAACTGTGAAGTGCCCATCCTCGACGGGAGTGCGCTTCCCTTTGTCGCGGCGATAGAGGCAGCCGGTGTCCTGTCGCTCGCGGCTCCTCGGCACGTGTTACGCATTGAGCGGCGAATCGAAGTGACGGAAGGCAATCGGCGCATCAGCATCGAGCCGAACGACAGCTTCGTCATTGAAAGCACAATTGACTTCGACCACCCCTGCATCGGTCGCCAGACCTTCATCTGCGAGGTCACGCCGGCAACTTATTGCCAGGCTATCGCCCCGGCCCGAACTTTCGGCTTTCTGGCAGAAGCCGAAGCGCTGCGCAAGCACGGTCTGGTGCGGGGAGCGACGCTAGCGAATGCCATCGTTTTGGATGCTGACAAGATGCTCAATCCAGAGCCACTGCGCTTTCCTGATGAGTTTGCCCGGCACAAGGTACTCGATATTCTCGGCGACTTTGCCCTGCTCGGCATGCCTATTCAAGGGCGTATCACGGCCGAGCGGTCTGGGCATGGCTTGCACTCAGCCCTGGTTGGACGACTCTTGCGCGAACCTAGCGCCTGGACCATCAGCCCGTCACCATCGCAGCCGGGTCTCAAAGTTTTGGCAGCGGGTCAAGCGGCGACAGGGGTAACTGCTGCACTTTCCGTTCACGGATGA
- a CDS encoding DUF2752 domain-containing protein has product MLNRTAMMAYLSGLVFTTAVFVVSLWYRPPDVPTLSLCTLKVTTGIDCPTCGLTRAFCALAKGEWQRALHFHPMSPVIFALFGWWWLRSLLHLVGKRSWVNRVEAWFPPFLTILVVVTGILLSWALKLWLW; this is encoded by the coding sequence ATGCTTAACCGGACTGCCATGATGGCATATCTGTCTGGACTCGTCTTCACGACAGCGGTTTTTGTGGTGAGCTTGTGGTATCGCCCTCCCGATGTACCCACCCTGTCGCTGTGCACGCTCAAAGTGACGACCGGGATCGACTGCCCTACCTGCGGCTTGACCCGCGCATTTTGTGCCTTGGCAAAAGGTGAATGGCAGCGAGCGCTCCATTTTCACCCAATGTCGCCAGTGATTTTTGCCTTGTTTGGGTGGTGGTGGTTGCGCTCCCTGCTGCATCTGGTTGGAAAGCGTTCCTGGGTCAATCGAGTCGAAGCCTGGTTTCCCCCTTTCTTGACCATCCTCGTCGTAGTGACTGGGATACTGCTCAGTTGGGCGCTCAAGCTCTGGTTGTGGTGA
- a CDS encoding tetratricopeptide repeat protein, which yields MRDRRPAAMSPRAACLLITLVVVIGYANSLNCGFAQDDVFVVTINRAIRDLPHVYRVFAQPYWGIGYEELATYRPIVNVSLALNYAVHGFHPLGYHLVNLLLHAINSCLVYGLVHTYTRWSHLALFTALLFAAHPVHVEAVTQVVGRTELLAASFGFLSWHAYLRTGEGRHWRWLAWAAFAVGMYAKESAITLIGVIGLAELCAGRLQTRQDWQRLLFEMSGFLAVAGSNIVTRWLVNGRFGVQSDQTYFHNDPWLTRILTMSQGLVEYFRLLIFPYKLCAFYDFSFFPKVATLTPRVATSLTLVVVVIGLGIWAWRRQPVVAFAILMFFVSISLVSNIIVPTGLVIAERVLYLPSLSICLLGGLGLATLYERSPTGRRAAILACVTILGLMSWRTITRNPDWTDNEAYSRALLRDAPGNPKSWLAMAKVYEDSGNLAAAEAALQQAIAIGAHRAAPRTALGQLYMRLDRLSEAEALFRDAIAGNPLGWQAYFSLANLLARQGRTAEALDWYAAGKQQYLPPGDVLSKTAAGFYRGGQYVEACAVYEDALRRDPFLGQTWAGYGITLLRLGRMAEARAALEQAVTLDPNLADGWMNLGSVCGEQGDYVAARHAFAEAIKIDSSSEQAHANLRLATALAFSH from the coding sequence GTGCGTGACCGTCGGCCAGCCGCGATGTCGCCACGTGCGGCTTGTCTCTTGATTACCCTGGTGGTTGTGATTGGTTATGCGAACAGCCTCAACTGTGGCTTCGCGCAAGATGATGTCTTTGTCGTCACAATCAATCGCGCCATCCGCGACCTGCCACATGTTTACCGGGTCTTTGCTCAACCGTACTGGGGCATTGGCTACGAAGAATTGGCCACGTACCGTCCGATTGTCAACGTGAGCCTGGCGCTCAACTATGCTGTTCACGGCTTCCATCCACTCGGCTACCACTTGGTCAACCTGCTACTCCACGCCATCAACAGTTGTCTGGTGTACGGGTTGGTTCACACCTACACGCGCTGGTCACACCTTGCTCTGTTTACGGCGCTCCTTTTTGCAGCCCATCCAGTGCATGTTGAGGCCGTCACTCAGGTGGTGGGACGCACGGAGTTACTGGCAGCCAGTTTTGGTTTTCTCAGTTGGCACGCCTATTTGCGCACCGGAGAAGGTCGGCACTGGCGCTGGCTGGCGTGGGCCGCATTTGCCGTGGGAATGTACGCCAAGGAAAGTGCCATTACGCTCATTGGCGTTATTGGATTGGCTGAACTCTGCGCCGGGCGACTCCAAACACGCCAGGACTGGCAGCGCTTGCTGTTTGAGATGAGTGGATTTTTGGCGGTTGCTGGCAGCAACATTGTCACGCGCTGGCTCGTGAATGGACGCTTCGGCGTGCAAAGCGACCAAACCTACTTTCACAATGACCCTTGGCTGACCCGCATCCTCACCATGTCACAGGGCCTAGTGGAATACTTCCGCTTGCTTATTTTTCCCTACAAGCTCTGTGCTTTCTACGATTTCAGCTTTTTCCCGAAAGTCGCCACCCTTACCCCGCGGGTCGCGACGTCACTAACCCTCGTCGTGGTCGTTATTGGTCTTGGTATTTGGGCCTGGCGACGACAGCCGGTGGTCGCGTTCGCCATCCTGATGTTTTTCGTTTCGATCTCACTGGTTTCTAACATCATCGTCCCAACCGGACTCGTCATTGCTGAACGGGTGCTTTACCTGCCTTCGCTCTCTATTTGCCTTCTGGGTGGACTTGGGCTGGCTACTCTTTACGAACGGTCGCCGACTGGTCGTCGCGCGGCAATTTTGGCCTGTGTCACCATCCTTGGGCTGATGTCCTGGCGAACCATCACGCGCAATCCAGACTGGACGGACAACGAAGCCTACAGCCGGGCGCTATTGCGCGACGCGCCAGGCAACCCGAAGAGTTGGTTGGCCATGGCCAAAGTCTATGAAGATTCCGGCAATCTAGCCGCCGCGGAGGCAGCGCTCCAGCAAGCGATTGCAATTGGCGCGCATCGCGCCGCGCCGCGCACCGCGCTTGGTCAGCTTTACATGCGGCTGGATCGGCTGTCTGAAGCCGAAGCCCTGTTTCGGGACGCGATTGCGGGTAATCCGCTAGGGTGGCAGGCTTATTTTTCGCTGGCGAATTTACTTGCGCGCCAGGGACGAACAGCCGAGGCGCTGGACTGGTACGCCGCCGGAAAGCAACAGTACCTTCCTCCTGGCGACGTTTTGTCCAAGACGGCGGCTGGCTTTTACCGCGGAGGGCAATACGTCGAAGCCTGTGCCGTCTATGAAGATGCGCTACGACGTGACCCGTTCCTCGGCCAAACGTGGGCAGGCTATGGCATCACCCTGCTACGTCTCGGACGTATGGCAGAAGCCCGCGCGGCGCTCGAACAGGCAGTGACGCTTGATCCCAACCTAGCTGACGGCTGGATGAATTTAGGGAGCGTTTGTGGCGAGCAAGGTGATTACGTCGCGGCGCGACACGCATTCGCCGAGGCGATCAAGATTGATTCTTCTTCTGAGCAAGCTCATGCCAATCTTCGGCTGGCCACAGCGTTGGCCTTTTCTCATTGA
- a CDS encoding RNA polymerase sigma factor, whose amino-acid sequence MSRLMSSALDYPLPIEIQRVVTVDAASDHELIAAVQAGDEYAFQEIVRRYRNPITNFIFRMLDDYDRAVELAQETFLRVYANAARYRATFHFSTYIYRIATNLAISELRQRRRRKLVSLFTPWARHDDEEESPLDIPDERPLQDSDLIERERRTAVARAIQTLPEKYRAALVLRDVEGLSYDEIAGILKISEGTVKSRINRARGLLRDKLRAYL is encoded by the coding sequence ATGTCTCGTCTGATGAGTAGCGCCCTAGACTATCCCTTGCCAATTGAGATTCAACGAGTCGTGACGGTAGATGCCGCCAGCGACCATGAACTGATTGCGGCAGTGCAGGCCGGGGATGAATATGCTTTTCAAGAAATCGTCCGACGCTACCGAAATCCCATCACGAACTTTATCTTTCGGATGCTCGATGACTATGACCGGGCCGTAGAGTTGGCGCAGGAAACCTTTCTGCGGGTGTATGCCAATGCGGCGCGCTATCGGGCGACGTTTCATTTTTCCACCTACATCTACCGGATTGCGACCAACTTGGCGATCAGCGAGTTGCGGCAACGTCGGCGTCGTAAGCTGGTTTCACTCTTTACACCCTGGGCGCGTCACGATGATGAGGAAGAGTCTCCACTTGATATTCCTGATGAGCGCCCCTTGCAGGATAGCGACCTGATTGAACGTGAACGTCGGACTGCTGTGGCGCGCGCCATTCAAACCTTGCCGGAGAAGTACCGCGCAGCACTCGTGCTGCGCGATGTCGAGGGGCTGAGCTATGACGAGATAGCCGGCATCTTGAAGATTTCCGAAGGAACCGTGAAGTCACGCATCAACCGGGCCCGTGGGTTGCTGCGTGATAAGTTGCGCGCCTACCTATGA
- a CDS encoding PilZ domain-containing protein, with protein MSNWKLSLGADLTILTTPMATASNPVERVQPTNFELARQAFQRGEYEDALMRIYAALWSDPPDPNVHLLLWDVLEAQRLERSRVKLLQRAIEEVAFSRKPKAPLPALEPDPDPNGKRRAPRFPASHPVILVSNDVRRKLWAELAVVEVTSLVGARLRVATEFALGERVHLFGTRGDASETIEATVRNIRPDDEEEGRFLAGVEFLTPAGAWLLPNQESRQPLDAG; from the coding sequence ATGTCAAACTGGAAACTTTCGCTTGGCGCAGACTTGACAATCCTGACAACACCCATGGCGACAGCATCTAACCCCGTCGAGCGTGTGCAACCAACGAACTTTGAGTTAGCGCGACAGGCTTTTCAGCGAGGTGAGTATGAAGATGCCCTGATGCGCATCTACGCCGCGCTATGGAGCGACCCACCCGACCCCAATGTCCACCTTCTGCTGTGGGACGTTCTGGAAGCGCAGCGCCTCGAACGAAGCCGCGTAAAGCTGCTGCAACGGGCCATTGAGGAAGTGGCATTTTCGCGGAAGCCAAAAGCTCCACTGCCGGCCCTCGAACCTGACCCTGACCCAAATGGAAAACGCCGCGCGCCACGCTTTCCAGCCTCGCACCCGGTCATCCTGGTCTCGAATGACGTGCGGCGCAAGCTCTGGGCAGAGCTGGCCGTTGTCGAAGTCACCAGTCTGGTTGGCGCGCGGCTGCGCGTTGCGACTGAGTTTGCCCTAGGCGAACGGGTTCATCTTTTTGGCACACGCGGGGACGCCAGTGAAACCATCGAAGCCACGGTGCGCAATATCCGGCCCGATGACGAGGAAGAAGGGCGATTTCTTGCCGGGGTTGAGTTCTTGACGCCCGCTGGTGCATGGCTGTTGCCAAACCAGGAAAGCCGCCAACCGCTCGATGCTGGTTGA
- a CDS encoding anti-sigma factor → MAKCQVIRRQLEAVEHEPDAHLPAEVGEHLDQCVHCRAYVVQMQTLRTLLSEQPRVMPPATFDAEIRLRLGREAHRFREPFLAWIPTPALAVLAVAVVVTSALAVRSSMQMVLQSPPTVAEAVALPTLPERALATALSVQLASSLPPAPISTATPRMTLTPSRLGRATSTTTRRTGPAADANGVVVLWRGRTGERVMRLPSVVYGVQPVLERRSAAEGESSDNSVF, encoded by the coding sequence ATGGCAAAGTGCCAAGTGATCCGTCGTCAACTAGAAGCCGTCGAACATGAACCTGATGCTCACTTGCCGGCCGAAGTCGGAGAACACCTCGACCAGTGTGTTCACTGCCGGGCCTATGTGGTGCAGATGCAAACCTTACGAACACTTTTGTCCGAGCAACCACGGGTGATGCCACCGGCGACGTTCGATGCTGAAATCCGCTTGCGCTTGGGCCGCGAAGCCCATCGTTTTCGGGAACCTTTTTTGGCGTGGATTCCAACGCCTGCCTTGGCTGTCTTGGCAGTGGCCGTTGTCGTGACCAGCGCACTGGCCGTTCGTTCATCCATGCAAATGGTTTTGCAGTCTCCACCCACCGTGGCCGAGGCGGTTGCCCTCCCGACCCTGCCTGAACGAGCGCTGGCCACCGCACTCAGCGTTCAGCTTGCCAGTAGCTTGCCTCCGGCACCGATATCCACTGCTACCCCCCGGATGACCTTGACGCCTTCCCGCTTGGGTCGGGCTACCTCCACGACGACCCGCCGGACCGGACCCGCGGCTGACGCGAATGGGGTGGTCGTCCTGTGGCGCGGACGCACGGGTGAGCGGGTCATGCGCTTGCCATCCGTCGTCTATGGCGTGCAACCGGTGCTGGAGCGCCGTTCCGCGGCCGAGGGAGAGTCATCTGACAACTCCGTGTTTTAG
- a CDS encoding MerC domain-containing protein, whose protein sequence is MSKSTASPGQPLNRLTWLDRLTWIGATASFVCAIHCLAMPLLIGVLPLIGLSLLTEPWIEWSLIGFTGAIGLLTLLPSYYQRHRRFQPLALFALGFGLILSTKWLVDEGSSLETSGMVTGALFVAGANLTNHRFVHTCTTCHH, encoded by the coding sequence ATGTCCAAGTCAACCGCCAGCCCAGGTCAACCGCTCAACCGCTTGACTTGGTTAGACCGGCTAACCTGGATTGGCGCTACTGCCTCATTTGTCTGCGCCATTCACTGCCTGGCCATGCCACTGCTCATCGGTGTGCTGCCCCTGATTGGACTGAGCCTGCTCACCGAACCGTGGATTGAGTGGTCACTCATCGGCTTTACGGGAGCGATTGGACTCTTGACCCTACTTCCAAGCTATTACCAACGCCACCGGCGATTCCAACCGCTGGCGTTGTTTGCACTTGGCTTTGGACTCATTCTCAGCACCAAGTGGCTGGTGGATGAAGGCTCGTCACTGGAGACATCCGGGATGGTGACTGGGGCCCTGTTTGTTGCCGGCGCAAACCTAACCAACCACCGCTTTGTCCATACTTGCACGACCTGCCACCACTGA
- the rpsT gene encoding 30S ribosomal protein S20: MPNKASAIKRVRQTERRNVVNRRNRSRLRTFIKKFRAALRKPTTDDLALLEPQKLAGVKRKTATGIQKVYLEAISVIDKSVQKGVIHHNTASRYKSRLWHRIESVLLQHKAGSSATPAANA; the protein is encoded by the coding sequence ATGCCAAACAAGGCTTCTGCCATCAAGCGGGTTCGCCAAACGGAACGGCGTAACGTTGTCAACCGCCGTAATCGGAGCCGCTTACGGACCTTTATCAAAAAGTTTCGGGCGGCGCTCAGAAAGCCAACGACTGACGACTTGGCCTTGCTTGAGCCGCAAAAACTCGCTGGGGTCAAGCGGAAAACGGCGACCGGAATTCAGAAAGTCTATTTGGAAGCCATCTCGGTTATTGATAAGTCGGTGCAGAAAGGCGTTATTCACCACAATACGGCATCCCGTTACAAGTCCCGTCTGTGGCACCGCATTGAGTCGGTGTTGCTCCAGCACAAGGCAGGAAGCAGCGCCACTCCGGCTGCCAATGCCTGA